In Sphingobacterium sp. SRCM116780, the genomic stretch TCTTAACAAAAAGTACCGCAGCCTTATTTATTGCCAAAGATCTAGGCTTTCCCTATTCATTACTGACTATTTTTCGATTTCTGCCAACAACTTGGAGAGACAATTGTTATGATTATATCGCAAGAAATAGATATCGTTGGTTTGGAAAAAGAGAAACATGCGAAGTACCTTCTGAACAAATCCGTAAAAAATTTATTTAAAAAAATTTACAAGCTATGAAAAATCCTTTATTGCTCAATCAAGCATATATGAATGGAAAATTCATTTCCTCTAAAAAGACGTTTGAAGTCATCAATCCTGCAACAGGAAAAGTCATTGATACAGTCCCTGATTTAGACATCGAAGCCTGTCAAAAAGCAATACAATCGGCAGAAAAAGCTTGGCTTACTTGGCGAAAAGTATCTTCAGGAGCACGAAGCATATTTGTCAGAAAATGGTACGAACTCATCTTAGAGAACAAAGATCATTTAGCCGAAATTATGACTCTTGAAAGTGGAAAACCCTTACAAGAATCATTAACTGAAGTTGATTACGGTAATTCCTTTGTCGAGTGGTTTGCTGAAGAAGGAAAACGGGCTTATGGAGAAACTATACCCTCTTCACAAAATGGCATGCACTTGATGACGATCAAGCAAGGTATCGGCGTCGTAGCGGCTATCACCCCATGGAATTTCCCTTTGGCCATGATCACCCGAAAAGTAGCACCAGCACTTGTATCTGGCTGTACAGTGGTCTTAAAACCTGCCTCACAAACCCCATTCACCGCATTGGCTTTAGTCAAACTAGCAGAAGAGGCAGGAATACCAAAAGGTGTCTTTAACGTATTAACAAGTAAAAATAGCGCTGCTTTTGGTCAAGAACTAGCAACCAACCCTATTGTAAGAAAATTATCGTTTACAGGTTCAACTGAAGTTGGAAGAACTTTAATGCAACAAGCAGCTTCAAATATCAAAAAAGTATCCATGGAATTAGGAGGGAATGCTCCCTTCATTGTTTTTGAAGATGCTGATATTGATGCTGCTGTAAAAGGTGCTATAGCAGGTAAATTTCGTAACTCAGGACAAACCTGTGTATCCATTAATCGATTTTATGTGCAAGAGAATATCTATGATTCATTTGCACAAAAACTAACAGCAGCTGTTAAAAAGCTGAAGGTAGGCAATGGTCTGGAGAAAGGCGTACAGGTTGGTCCCCTCATTAATAGCAAGGGTCTGGAGAAAGTTCAAAAACATCTGGATGATGCGCTAAAACATGGCGCGACAATTACAACAGGTGGTAAACCGATGTCTGGTTTGTTTTTTGAGCCTACAGTACTGACAAACTTAACCCACGATGCACTAATCGCCAAAGAAGAAACCTTTGGCCCTGTATGCGCCTTATTCAAATTCAAAACAGAAGAGGAAGTTCTTACACTGGCAAACGATACCCCATTTGGATTAGCATCTTACTTCTATAGCCAAAATGTCAACCGTTGTTTTCGTGTTGCTGAGCAATTAGAAGCAGGTATGGTCGGTATTAATACCGGGTTAATATCCAATGCAGCTGCTCCATTTGGAGGGGTCAAAGAATCGGGTGTCGGACGGGAAGGATCCAAACATGGTCTGGATGAATACATGGAATTGAAATATTTGTGCTTTGCCGAATAATGTAGAACACTTTTTATAATGTCCAAATTCATCATTGTATTGAATTTTAACATTATAAAAATGCCCCCAGAAAGTGTTTAACTTTTTGGGGGTAATCAATATGTTGTACTTTATTTTTAGATTAAAGATCTTTATTTTGTCCTGTTTAAAAACTATTTCGCATAGCTAGCAGGTACATAAGATGCTGCTTTAAGATAATCTATACTTTGCTGTAAACCAACTTCCAAATCTCCAGAAACTTCTTCCAGTTCAACAAATATTTGTTGCACACCTGCCTTTTTTGCATTTTTGAAGATAGCGTCAAAACCAACCATTCCACTTTGTCCAACTTCTCTGTGATCTTTGATATGAAGTGCTAAAAATCTACCTGGATATTTATTGAAATAATCTACTGGGCTTGATTTACCGATAACTGTCCAATATACATCCATTTCAAAAAATACATTTTGAGGATCCGTATGTTCGATCATATAGT encodes the following:
- a CDS encoding NAD-dependent succinate-semialdehyde dehydrogenase, whose amino-acid sequence is MKNPLLLNQAYMNGKFISSKKTFEVINPATGKVIDTVPDLDIEACQKAIQSAEKAWLTWRKVSSGARSIFVRKWYELILENKDHLAEIMTLESGKPLQESLTEVDYGNSFVEWFAEEGKRAYGETIPSSQNGMHLMTIKQGIGVVAAITPWNFPLAMITRKVAPALVSGCTVVLKPASQTPFTALALVKLAEEAGIPKGVFNVLTSKNSAAFGQELATNPIVRKLSFTGSTEVGRTLMQQAASNIKKVSMELGGNAPFIVFEDADIDAAVKGAIAGKFRNSGQTCVSINRFYVQENIYDSFAQKLTAAVKKLKVGNGLEKGVQVGPLINSKGLEKVQKHLDDALKHGATITTGGKPMSGLFFEPTVLTNLTHDALIAKEETFGPVCALFKFKTEEEVLTLANDTPFGLASYFYSQNVNRCFRVAEQLEAGMVGINTGLISNAAAPFGGVKESGVGREGSKHGLDEYMELKYLCFAE
- a CDS encoding thiol-disulfide oxidoreductase DCC family protein; amino-acid sequence: MQQLVIFDGVCNLCNGTVNFIIKKDKKDKFRFTSLQSEIGQSYLRAIPSKSDSIFYIRNKQVLTKSTAALFIAKDLGFPYSLLTIFRFLPTTWRDNCYDYIARNRYRWFGKRETCEVPSEQIRKKFI